One window of the Podospora pseudopauciseta strain CBS 411.78 chromosome 4, whole genome shotgun sequence genome contains the following:
- a CDS encoding hypothetical protein (COG:S; EggNog:ENOG503P79W): protein MSHLRTLYRSLLRELPPRPVLSSPRADLHQHLRDNFASSSEKKADIAEQYLSYLKAQRTYVTLVERYNPGMGMDEEERVRLTARRVGMDLPKEYGIEKGQK from the coding sequence ATGTCCCACCTCCGCACCCTCTAccgctccctcctccgcgagCTGCCCCCCCGACCGGttctctcctcccctcgcgccgacctccaccagcacctcCGCGACAActttgcctcctcctctgaaAAGAAAGCCGACATCGCCGAGCAGTACCTCTCCTACCTCAAAGCCCAAAGGACATACGTCACCCTGGTCGAGCGGTACAACCCCGGCATGGGCATggacgaagaagaaagagTGCGCCTCACCGCCAGAAGGGTGGGGATGGATCTTCCCAAGGAGTATGGGATTGAGAAGGGGCAGAAGTGA
- a CDS encoding hypothetical protein (EggNog:ENOG503NV51) codes for MQPMMSSSRDPTARLRAGLNPLLTASLGVYHPQHNNGTPHSALSVSSHGAFSSNQTPLSAIQPYNPQQWITSPTAGPGQEPMQTTAIQEPQGSPLPPPPYSPPRSARPMSMNFDQGPAGNISVARAPHPPLQRAATESPVANTSFPPPPGTRGPSRERRFGLPSLTRRREPEPAIAPLDPSPQQSSRSLSGLLSRPAGGHPGPLTLQIPHQVPQRTDSDSSQNMAPGARRAVSTPAVATPTSARSRSSSQHRWDPSMPVPPPPPGPPPSSSRSQSMQRLQSGSDPIVSPPTRRPPPTGVAALGPVPLTPANWREGDNLPGPPGQHQQQQQQHADSPATVGVQLSETSSVASSGTGAQTESATSSAPSSAGGLVRRSPVVRGDKTLLERRSESRTRLATRGSMDTTHSPHGLSDIVIPGSSSGGLQRRLTIGRGTPRTGRTSETPKTGESIDTPESRTPRASGSQGVSGQVTPTRLSPSSQKHPERHAVPRALPTPPTGSRSSSTHRGMGPDMPMSAPLSPSHNFPVSKHMVITQSSEQFARGTVDRFAAFADREASAANDAERVRLFAEFFVNESRIRRERYGAAIGAMGSEVLDLTRDLFRPMPVRRESINSATSGTVELTPQSSEPRSHRGSIGSAFEGNHGASSSAVQTPTSVSQQQQQQQQSPSPSGNQNWPSNNYMPSLSPILSMSVSDAVDEQDSRGRPASRWWEADSTGAPSSRIERSKRESKYMGVPKEAREALQWIDEPQLSPAGSSKRASHGYPPEKTGWHDTDQSMTPQALSRNSVASSSTAPNTPNPDHLDVSRLVTLPPPYPRHHPAVNNNHPELTEIRTSIRTVSDLTEVTAIQEAYKQSSSQKRLALDEALKKDRVTLRQNLHQDISSGALSYADAARIEADATAAEHTKLKDLEKSDFDEFQTVVVMPVNEILQSRINTATELFDNLRSRLFDETHRSNPNLPQEEGDEQPELLEKLTLLKWIFEARETLHRALYDLLSSRNDHYRDLVLVPYKLAQQDDKVASAKAFFIEDANKRQLAFAEEVLHRTQEFRDVVEETVVRGVEVQLNAFWDIAPDLKRLLDKIPTDMEGFHIQIPALEMAENPSYTEHPLQYLFSLLLHAEKSTYQFIESQTNLLCLLHEVKEAVVAAKGKVMEAEGRDGGRVEEMRREEAGRLTDDLKDKVRVVQDQWNSALGETVGGVKERVGGWLLETGGWDESFEEGGVGGV; via the exons ATGCAACCTATGATGAGCTCTTCACGGGATCCGACCGCGCGCCTTCGTGCTGGACTGAATCCGCTCCTCACAGCATCGTTGGGTGTATACCACCCTCAGCACAACAACGGCACACCTCATTCGGCGCTGTCAGTCAGCTCTCATGGCGCCTTTTCATCCAACCAAACTCCATTGAGCGCCATCCAGCCATACAATCCGCAGCAATGGATCACTTCACCGACTGCGGGACCTGGCCAGGAACCGATGCAGACGACTGCCATCCAGGAGCCTCAAG GATCACcgctgccaccgccgccataTTCACCCCCCCGCAGTGCCAGACCGATGAGCATGAACTTCGATCAGGGTCCAGCTGGCAATATCTCAGTTGCTCGAGCACCACATCCCCCTTTGCAGAGAGCGGCTACCGAATCTCCAGTGGCCAACACATCGTTTCCGCCTCCGCCTGGAACGAGGGGCCCTTCCCGAGAAAGACGATTCGGCCTCCCCTCGCTGACAAGACGTCGTGAGCCCGAGCCAGCCATAGCACCACTTGATCCGAGTCCGCAACAATCATCCCGCTCGCTCAGCGGGCTGTTGTCTCGTCCGGCCGGTGGTCACCCAGGGCCTTTGACGCTGCAGATACCCCACCAAGTGCCACAACGAACAGATTCCGACTCCTCCCAGAACATGGCCCCGGGCGCTCGACGAGCTGTCTCGACACCCGCGGTGGCTACTCCCACATCAGCTAGATCACGCTCTTCGTCTCAGCATCGATGGGACCCATCGATGCCAgtccccccaccaccacctgggccaccaccctcgtcaAGCAGATCTCAGAGCATGCAGCGGCTACAATCTGGAAGTGACCCTATTGTCTCACCGCCAACccgccgaccaccaccaaccggAGTGGCTGCTCTGGGTCCTGTGCCCTTGACACCAGCCAACTGGAGAGAGGGCGACAACCTCCCTGGGCCACCAGGgcaacatcagcagcagcaacaacaacatgcTGACTCACCAGCCACGGTCGGCGTTCAGCTTTCAGAGACGTCCAGTGTTGCAAGCTCAGGAACTGGAGCGCAGACCGAATCTGCTACATCTTCGGCGCCCAGTTCAGCAGGTGGGCTTGTCCGAAGGAGTCCTGTGGTCAGGGGAGACAAGACGCTGCTGGAGCGGCGGAGCGAAAGCCGGACCAGGCTAGCTACACGAGGGTCTATGGACACAACACACTCGCCTCATGGCCTGTCTGATATTGTGATTCCTGGTTCGTCCTCCGGTGGGCTGCAACGGCGCCTAACAATCGGAAGAGGCACGCCAAGGACCGGAAGGACGAGCGAGACGCCAAAAACCGGTGAATCGATTGACACGCCAGAATCTAGGACCCCCCGAGCTTCCGGTTCTCAAGGTGTGTCTGGCCAGGTGACACCAACAAGACTCTCGCCCAGTTCCCAAAAACATCCTGAAAGACATGCGGTTCCAAGGGCGTTGCCAACTCCGCCCACTGGCAGCAGGTCGTCCTCGACACACCGGGGCATGGGGCCGGACATGCCGATGTCGGCTCCTCTTTCGCCATCACACAATTTTCCCGTGTCCAAGCATATGGTGATCACGCAGAGCAGCGAGCAGTTTGCTCGTGGTACTGTTGACCGCTTTGCAGCCTTCGCCGACCGAGAAGCATCTGCCGCCAACGATGCCGAGCGAGTTAGATTGTTTGCCGAGTTCTTTGTCAACGAGTCAAGGATACGGAGGGAACGATACGGTGCTGCCATTGGGGCGATGGGTTCTGAGGTACTGGACTTGACCCGTGATCTGTTTAGGCCGATGCCAGTCCGGAGAGAGTCGATCAATTCGGCCACCAGCGGGACCGTGGAGTTGACACCACAATCGTCAGAACCGAGATCGCACCGTGGGTCGATTGGATCTGCGTTTGAAGGAAACCATGGGGCTTCGTCATCAGCGGTTCAAACACCGACGTCTGTgagtcagcagcagcagcagcagcagcagtcaccatcaccctctgGGAACCAAAACTGGCCTTCAAACAACTACATGCCATCGTTGTCGCCGATTCTCAGCATGAGCGTCAGTGATGCTGTGGATGAGCAGGACTCGAGGGGACGGCCGGCTagcaggtggtgggaggCCGACTCTACAGGTGCTCCGTCGTCCAGGATAGAGAGGTCAAAGCGGGAGTCAAAGTATATGGGTGTGCCTAAAGAGGCTCGAGAAGCACTGCAATGGATCGATGAGCCGCAATTGTCGCCTGCTGGTTCAAGCAAGCGGGCCTCCCACGGGTACCCCCCTGAAAAGACAGGATGGCACGATACAGACCAATCCATGACACCGCAGGCTCTTTCTCGCAACTCGGTTGCTTCATCTTCGACAGCCCCCAACACACCAAACCCAGATCACCTCGACGTATCCCGTCTAGTgaccctcccacctccttaTCCCCGACATCACCCAGcagtcaacaacaaccaccccgaGTTGACCGAAATCCGCACCTCGATCCGCACCGTCAGTGACCTCACCGAGGTAACCGCCATCCAAGAAGCCTACAAGCAATCCTCTTCCCAAAAACGCCTCGCCCTCGACGAAGCGCTAAAAAAAGACCGCGTCACCCTGCGCCAAAACCTCCACCAAGACATTTCCTCGGGCGCGCTCTCCTACGCAGACGCAGCCCGCATCGAAGCCGACGCCACAGCCGCCGAGCACACCAAACTCAAAGACCTCGAAAAGTCTGACTTTGACGAATTCCAAACCGTCGTCGTAATGCCCGTGAACGAGATCCTTCAAAGCAGGATCAACACCGCCACCGAACTCTTTGACAACCTCCGCTCCCGCCTCTTCGACGAAACCCACAgatccaaccccaacctcccccaggAAGAAGGCGACGAGCAGCCTGAACTCTTGGAGAAACTAACCCTCCTCAAATGGATCTTTGAAGCCCGCGAAACGTTACACCGGGCGTTGTacgacctcctctcctcccgcaaCGACCACTACCgcgacctcgtcctcgtcccctACAAACTCGCCCAGCAAGACGATAAAGTCGCCTCTGCCAAGGCCTTCTTCATCGAAGACGCGAATAAACGCCAGCTAGCCTTTGCAGAGGAAGTCCTCCATCGCACGCAAGAGTTTCGCGATGTAGTCGAGGAAACCGTCGTTAGGGGTGTGGAAGTGCAACTCAACGCCTTTTGGGACATTGCGCCCGACCTCAAGCGTCTCCTCGACAAGATCCCGACTGATATGGAAGGTTTCCACATCCAGATACCAGCGTTGGAGATGGCCGAGAACCCGAGCTACACCGAGCACCCTTTGCAGTATCTCTTCAGTTTGTTGCTGCATGCGGAGAAGAGCACGTATCAGTTTATCGAGAGTCAGACGAACTTGCTTTGCTTGCTGCATGAGGTTAAGGAGGCGGTGGTAGCTGCCAAGGGGAAGGtgatggaggcggaggggagggatggggggagggtggaggagatgagacgggaggaggcggggaggttgaCGGATGATTTGAAGGATAAGGTTAGGGTTGTGCAGGATCAGTGGAATAGTGCGCTGGGGGAGACGGTGGGCGGGGTGAAGGAAcgggtggggggttggttgttggagacgggggggtgggatgagagttttgaggagggaggtgtcgGTGGTGTTTAG
- a CDS encoding hypothetical protein (EggNog:ENOG503NX6N; COG:E) — protein sequence MSRQFWSPQTRGDDHRRASSAFTHTSICNAPRTTSTTQDSQPFLQQHAIRNPSFKMAPIYKIALIQFQPKDVSPSENFSLSASYIRKAASQGAQLAVLPEYHLTSWCPSHPDFLSSCVESCSYLSQYQSLAKELKIDIVPGTICEVHPSLSAEEVTATSSTGKDEERRVEVRNMAYFISGLTGEVVGRYQKRNLWHPEREHLTAWGKEGGRHRGFDIPGLMFPDGTPVRGGMLICWDMVFPEGFRELIGDGVELVVIPSFWLVTEDFGEGDEGERERARRGEEEFLRGVVVTRAFENTAAVVFVNAGGLSQVGLPGVGNQGGVMGVETEEMRVVEVDLGRGRGLERRYKIREDMRGVEWGYGVYHGEERKGGGR from the exons ATGTCACGACAGTTTTGGTCTCCACAGACGCGGGGTGATGATCATCGCAGAGCCTCATCGGCTTTCACACACACCTCGATTTGCAATGCTCCAAGAACTACTTCAACAACCCAGGACTCTCAACCTTTTCTACAGCAGCACGCAATTAGAAACCCATCGTTTAAAATGGCACCTATTTACAAAATCGCCCTCATCCAGTTCCAGCCAAAG GATGTGTCCCCCTCGGAGAACTTTTCCCTCTCGGCCTCGTACATCCGCAAGGCAGCCTCCCAAGGGGCCCAGCTGGCTGTTCTGCCCGAGTATCACCTCACCTCTTGGTgcccctcccacccagaCTTTCTCTCCTCCTGCGTCGAGTCTTGCTCTTACCTCTCTCAGTACCAATCATTGGCGAAGGAACTCAAAATTGATATCGTTCCTGGAACCATCTGCGAGGTCCACCCTTCGCTTTCGGCTGAGGAGGTCACTGCTACTTCTAGCACCGGCAAAGATGAAGAACGTcgggtggaggtgaggaacATGGCTTACTTCATCTCGGGGTTGACAGGGGAGGTAGTGGGACGGTATCAAAAGCGGAATCTGTGGCACCCCGAACGGGAGCATTTGACTGCctgggggaaggaggggggtcGTCACAGGGGGTTTGATATCCCTGGGTTAATGTTCCCTGACGGAACCCCGGTGAGGGGAGGGATGTTGATTTGTTGGGATATGGTTTTTCCGGAGGGGTTTAGGGAGTTgattggggatggggtggaacTGGTTGTTATACCTAGTTTTTGGTTGGTGACGGAggattttggggagggggatgaaggggaaagggagagggcgaggaggggggaggaggagtttttacggggggtggtggttacgAGGGCGTTTGAGAATACGGCTGCGGTTGTGTTTGTTAATGCTGGGGGTTTGAGTCAGGTTGGGTTGCCGGGGGTTGGGAATCAGGGGGGCGTTATGGGGGTTgagacggaggagatgagggttgtggaggttgatcttgggcgggggagggggttggagaggaggtatAAGATTAGGGAGGAtatgaggggggtggagtggGGGTATGGGGTTTAtcatggggaggagaggaagggcgGCGGTCGTTAG
- the SWF1 gene encoding palmitoyltransferase swf1 (COG:I; EggNog:ENOG503NV3B), whose translation MGVIATVATVVLAISFMVFVTFFGRLPALRGTPISWLHKVIWVHFPNLLKSIDRRVTGGRISPACVRFGNYMMYDRHPSVLIFFLLLLSIGEILYLPTAWPQLTPLVKLTGTVSIILPYLFLYLAAFTDPGYITPANHPQEMSRYPYDFTLFHPGNECHTCHLLKPARSKHCSVCKRCIAKNDHHCIFINNCVGANNQHWFILLLLSTAVLTAYGGILGVYLMAKRMNFFFPYWALLPWNANKGEGMPLKDWLVIWSWGFQNQVGMGAVTLLAGLTSPLVWGLLGYHAWLVYCGTTTNESMKWSDWSYEMREGFAYKRKMHGQRQKDLKVEPAWTRWPAETEQVLVRTESGQCPAEDDQTLPGYGPWEAVWGLKDVENLYDIGFGDNLVDVLVPGYNFRDEPSGKRQRGGLRQRKKRRARRIYLA comes from the exons ATGGGCGTCATCGCAACGGTGGCTACTGTGGTGTTGGCCATCTCATTCATGGTCTTTGTCACCTTTTTTGGCCGACTACCAGCACTCAG AGGCACACCAATATCATGGCTTCACAAAGTAATATGGGTCCACTTCCCGAACCTCCTCAAATCCATCGACCGCCGTGTCACCGGCGGCCGAATCTCCCCAGCTTGTGTCCGCTTCGGGAATTACATGATGTACGACCGACATCCATCCGTCCTG AtattcttcctcctcctcctctccataGGCGAAATCCTCTACCTCCCCACCGCCTGGCCTCAACTCACCCCCCTCGTCAAACTCACCGGCACCgtctccatcatcctcccttACCTCTTCCTGTACCTCGCCGCCTTCACCGACCCAGGGTACATCACCccagccaaccacccccagGAGATGTCCCGCTACCCCTACGACttcaccctcttccacccAGGCAACGAATGCCACACCtgccacctcctcaaaccaGCCCGAAGCAAGCACTGCTCCGTCTGCAAGCGCTGCATAGCCAAAAACGACCACCACTgcatcttcatcaacaactgcGTCGGGGCCAACAACCAGCACTGGTTCATcttgcttcttctctccaCAGCCGTGCTGACGGCGTACGGCGGTATTCTGGGTGTCTATCTCATGGCCAAAAGAATgaactttttctttccctACTGGGCGTTGTTGCCTTGGAACGCCAATAAAGGGGAGGGCATGCCGCTGAAAGACTGGCTCGTCATCTGGTCGTGGGGTTTCCAGAACCAGGTCGGCATGGGGGCGGTTACCTTGCTGGCGGGGCTGACGTCACCGTTGGTTTGGGGACTGTTGGGGTATCACGCCTGGCTTGTCTATTGCGGGACGACCACGAACGAGAGTATGAAGTGGAGCGATTGGAGTTATGAGATGAGGGAGGGCTTTGCGTacaagaggaagatgcaCGGGCAGAGGCAGAAGGACCTGAAGGTCGAGCCGGCGTGGACGAGGTGGCCGGCGGAGACGGAGCAGGTTTTGGTCAGGACCGAGAGCGGGCAGTGTCCGGCGGAGGATGACCAGACGCTGCCCGGGTATGGGCCGTGGGAGGCGgtttgggggttgaaggaTGTGGAGAATTTGTATGACATCGGGTTTGGGGATAATTTGGTGGATGTGTTGGTGCCGGGGTATAATTTTCGCGATGAGCCGAGTGGGAAGAGACAGAGGGGTGGGctgaggcagaggaagaagaggagggcgaggaggatatACTTGGCTTGA
- a CDS encoding hypothetical protein (COG:J; EggNog:ENOG503P5SU), with amino-acid sequence MATLRATPNLLAMPPPLRSLLLTHHILLPTRTFATRPGPRRHSIPPFPGFDPEPPLSQTTEEYIPPLESTSYLPPPSNDPNGLPFPAPPPSKSSLAKATGIFTSKGGPKFLYSAGRFLELPVNTHTPEICLIGRSNVGKSTLINALSGLLGASARNSHGVVARKQGSAITSRKAGCTVTLNGYGFGTPPPEPPSALEEIKAKREAVVKGATRQARREAQKEYMQREKPRRYALIMVDMPGYGLGSKKDWGVEIQKYLAKRQMLKGAVVLIDAETGVKEQDRMVLGNLRDHDVRTVVVLTKGDKVVDAAVVEQRKQNGEGKGGAEERIGEVLVGVWKELRRAERRSLTWLEGGDKGWEREVWVTGAGDPRNGGLGVETARWAICRLAGLVEDKRKIVVPGLDVAVGKGKKEVVEVEQEEPEIVSFDDIEALMEREKARPKKRLHPSF; translated from the coding sequence ATGGCGACCCTCCGcgcaacccccaacctcctcgccatgcccccccccctccgctcCCTCCTCTTAACCCatcacatcctcctcccaacccgAACCTTTGCAACCCGCCCCGGGCCCCGCCGGCactccatcccccccttccccggctTCGACCCCGAACCACCCCTCTCACAAACAACAGAGGAGTACATCCCACCGCTGGAATCAACCTCctacctccccccaccctccaacGACCCCAACGGCCTCCCCTTCCcggccccccccccctcgaaatcctccctcgccaaggCAACAGGAATCTTCACCTCCAAAGGCGGCCCCAAATTCCTCTATTCCGCGGGCAGATTTCTCGAATTGCCAGTCAACACCCACACGCCGGAAATCTGCCTCATCGGCCGCTCCAACGTCGGAAAATCAACTCTGATCAACGCCCTCTCTGGCCTTCTCGGCGCATCCGCCCGTAACAGCCATGGAGTGGTGGCGCGAAAACAAGGAAGCGCGATAACCTCCCGTAAAGCAGGCTGCACAGTCACCCTCAACGGCTACGGGTTTGgcaccccaccccccgaaCCCCCTTCCGCGCTTGAAGAGATCAAAGCCAAAAGAGAAGCCGTTGTGAAGGGAGCGACACGACaagcgaggagggaggcgcaGAAGGAGTATATGCAACGGGAGAAGCCGAGGAGATACGCCCTGATAATGGTTGACATGCCTGGTTATGGCTTGGGGTCCAAAAAGGACTGGGGGGTGGAGATTCAGAAATATTTGGCGAAAAGGCAGATGCTCAAGGGGGCTGTGGTGCTGATTGATGCCGAGACCGGGGTTAAAGAGCAGGATaggatggtgttggggaacTTGAGGGATCATGATGTTAGGACTGTGGTTGTGCTCACCAAGGGGGATAAGGTTGTTGatgcggcggtggtggagcaGAGGAAACAAAATggggagggaaaagggggggcggaggagaggataggggaggttttggtgggggtttgGAAGGAACTGAGGAGagcggagaggaggagtttgacttggttggagggaggagacaaggggtgggagagggaggtttgGGTTACGGGGGCGGGGGATCCGAGgaatggggggttgggggttgagACGGCTAGGTGGGCGATTTGCAggttggctgggttggtggaggataaGAGGAAGATTGTGGTGCCGGGGTTGGATGTTGCGGTcggaaaggggaagaaggaggtggtggaggtggagcaggaggagcccGAGATTGTTTCGTTTGATGATATTGAGGCgttgatggagagggagaaggcgaggCCGAAGAAGAGGCTTCATCCGTCGTTTTGA
- the AHA1 gene encoding Co-chaperone (EggNog:ENOG503NVRU; COG:O), with product MVLHNPNNWHWVNKDVSVWSKKWFDDNLTKIEAKEGDVSAKISKVVSMDGDCDVAQRKGKVITIFDVKLTLEFTGSTADGDEVSGTITVPEVSHELDEDEFVFDIDVHSESKEKQAVRDLVKSKIVPQLRSEFVKLAPALIAEHGKDLQHPAGSNPSSGFTTPKYHPPTGAQATKATTTATQSNAGSVVNTTTVTDNEEFRTTAEELYKTFTDPQRIAAFTRAPPKVFEGAKKGGRFELFGGNVSGEYLELEEPKKIVQSWRLDQWPAGHYSKLSIEFDQNDVDHVTVMRVEWTGVPIGQEEPTKQNWLEYYVRSIKRTFGFGTIL from the exons ATGgtcctccacaaccccaacaactgGCACTGGGTCAACAAGGACGTGTCGGTGTGGTCCAAGAAATGGTTTGATGACAACCTGACCAAGatcgaggccaaggagggCGATGTATCGGCCAAGATTAGCAAGGTCGTCAGCATGGACGGCGACTGCGATGTTGCGCAGCGCAAGGGCAAGGTTATCACCATTTTTGATGTCAAGTTAACGTTGGAGTTCACAG GCTCCACTGCCGATGGCGACGAGGTTTCGGGGACCATCACGGTGCCCGAGGTGTCGCACGAgcttgatgaggatgaattTGTG TTTGACATCGACGTCCACTCCGAGTccaaggagaagcaggctGTCAGAGATCTGGTCAAGTCCAAGATCGTCCCTCAGCTTCGCAGCGAATTCGTCAAGCTGGCTCCCGCCCTCATCGCTGAGCACGGCAAGGACTTACAGCACCCTGCTGGGTCGAACCCATCCAGCGGCTTCACGACCCCCAAGTACCACCCCCCGACCGGCGCCCAAGCCACCAAGGCTACTACCACAGCCACCCAGTCCAATGCCGGAAGCGTCGTAAACACCACGACCGTGACCGATAACGAGGAGTTCCGTACCACAGCTGAGGAGCTTTACAAGACCTTCACCGATCCCCAGCGGATAGCTGCATTCACCCGCGCCCCTCCCAAGGTTTTTGAGGGCGCCAAGAAGGGCGGCAGGTTTGAGTTGTTTGGTGGCAACGTGTCTGGCGAGTACCTGGAGTTGGAGGAGCCCAAGAAGATTGTCCAGAGCTGGCGTCTGGACCAGTGGCCCGCTGGCCATTACTCTAAGCTCAGCATTGAGTTTGACCAGAACGACGTTGACCATGTCACGGTCATGCGCGTCGAGTGGACCGGCGTGCCCATCGGCCAAGAGGAGCCCACCAAGCAGAATTGGCTCGAGTATTACGTCCGCAGCATCAAGAGGACTTTTGGTTTTGGCACCATTCTTTAA